In Gracilibacillus salitolerans, the sequence TCGATCGCATTTGCACATGGAGAAGATCTGAAAAATCGTTTTGTTGAAACATCTCGTGACGGCTATGCATTTGCGCAAGATACTAGTGCGTATTCATTAATAGCAGTAGCTCGTGAAGCACAGCCTTTAATGACTGAAGGTGGATCAATTATGGCGATGAGTTACTTAGGTGCAGAACGAGTTGTGCCAGGTTATAATGTCATGGGAGTTGCCAAAGCGGCATTAGAATCTGCTGTTAAATACTTAGCGATGGATTTAGGGGAAAATAATATTCGTGTAAATGCTATTTCTGCTGGTGCAATTAAAACGTTAGCTGCCAAAGGTGTTCCATCATTCAATGAAATTTTACACAAAATTGAAGCAGAATCACCTTTAAAACGAAATGTAACACAAGAAGAAGTAGGCGACATGTCAGTAGCGATGCTGAGCCACTTATCCAGAGGTGTTACCGGAGAAATCGTTTATGTCGACTCTGGCTACAATATTTTAGGATAACCAAAAAAGGCCAGGACAGAATCATTCGATTTAAGCAACAATCCCAGGAAGTATTGACCTTATCAGATGAGAAAGACCTTCGCGAATGCGAAGGTCTTTTACTTTTGCAATTTTCGTCCTTGGAAAATGAACTTATCAAACGAAGGATGGACACTTATTCATGAATTTCCTTTCTTGTGTCCTTCACCCCGCTTATGATGGACACTTATTCATGAATTTTCTTTCCTGTGTCTTTCATCCCGCTTATGATGGACACTTATTCATGAATTTTCTTTCTTGTGTCTTTCATCCCGCTTATGATGGACACTTATTCATGAATTTTCTTTCTTGTGTCTTTCATCCCGCTTATGATGGACACTTATTCATGAATTTTCTTTCCTGTGTCTTTCATCCCGCTTATGATGGACACTTATTCATGAATTTTCTTTCTTGTGTCTTTCATCCCGCTTATGATGGACACTTATTCATGAATTTCCTTTCTTGTGTCTTTCACCACACTCTCGAAGACAAAATTTCATAAAAATCAGGAAAGTGTCTTCGAGAACTTCGCTTGTCAGGGTGTGGTATTAGTCTCCAGTGGCGAGAAAGAATACTTTCCTTTTTAGAGATATTCTAACACTTACTGTTCCCATCCCAATAAAATTACCTCTTATTAAGCTGACATAGAAGTCTCATCTTTTAAATCCTTTTGTAATTTCTTATTAGAACTAAATAATCGGTAGATCGCCGGGATCAATAATAGTGTTATGAATGTAGCGAAAAGTAATCCCGAAATGATAACTGTTGCCATCGGTGCTTGATAGTTGCTCGACGTTCCTGTTGTAATCGCTAATGGTAACATGCCGGCAGCAGTTGTAAAGCTAGTCATAAAAATAGGGCGCATTCGATTTCTCCCTGCTTCCACAAGTGCTTCTGTTACGATATACCCTTCTTTTCTTAGTTGTTTTGTTCGATCGATAAACAGGATGGCATTATTGAGAACAATACCAATGAGCATGATGATCCCCATAGCAGATAATGCACTTAATTCCCGTTGAGTGAAGAATAAACCTAAAATCACACCAACGATCGTCATCGGAATAATCGACATTACAATAATCGGATGGAATAAATGATCGAATTGCACAGCCATCACTAAATAAACGAGGAAAATGGCAATCCCGATAATGAGTAGAATCTCCATCATTAATTCTTGCTGTTGCTCCAAATCTCCTGTAGTTTCTATCTGGTAGCTGTCCGGCGTTTCAAAATCAGCAATTAATTGTTGGACGTCGCGATTAACGGAACCTAAATCTCTTCCTTCTAATTCAGCAGATATCGTTACATACCTTGTTCCATCATCATGTGTAATTTGATTTGGAATTTCGGTCGTATTTAAACGAATAAATTCAGATAATGTTTTATTGCCTTCCATTGTCTGTACTTCCATATCCAATAAGGCATCTTTCTTATCTATCTCATTGGCCCATTCTACTTGAATAGGTATCTCTTTGTTTTCTACAACGATTTCGTCAATTGGCATATCTAAAAATGCTTGCTCCATATAATTTCTAACATAGAGAGAACTGAGTCCACTATCTCTGATAGCATCGTCTTTCAATTCAATTACTTCGTCAAGTGAAGCACGTTCTCCAGAGTGACTAACACCGACAACTCCTGAGATTTCTTCTAATTCACTTGAGAAGTCTGTTGCAATGGATTCGAGTTCCTTCAATTTATCACCTTTTATCATCACTTGGATTGGCTGTCCACCACCTTCAGAGAAAGTACCTTGCACACTTTTAATCGGTTGTGTGTCTTGCAGCTCCCGTAACGATTTCGTGATTTCTTCATTGACTTGATTTTGCTCTCTTGTGATGGCATCCCCTGTGGTCAAATTAATAATACTGAACAGTAAGCCACCATCATCCATCGCATAGTTCGCTTCTACATCTTGTATCGCTTCTAATTCTCGATTAATCTCTTGTACAACCTCATTTTTTTCAGAGATGGATACACCTGGTTCTAATTCAATCATTAATTCAGAATAACGGTTATACATATCTGGCATAATTGTCATTGGTATTTTCGAGACTAAGAAGAGTGAACCTGCCAATATAAGAATAAACAAGCTAATGATGGCGAAACTATTTCGTTTTTTCTTAACAATCCATTGAGCGAATTTGGTGTAGCTATTTATAATCCAACCATCCTTCGTTCTCGCATGGTTTTTGCGGATTTTCAAAAAGCGATGAGCGAAAGTTGGAATAACGGTAAAGGAGATAAGCGCAGAGCTGACTAACGTGATGGCAACTATCATCGATAAAATGATCATAAATCTTCCGATATCTCCACTGATTAATCCAATGGGTACAAATACGACAATAGTTGTTAACATAGAGGCGATGACTGCGGTTGCTACTTCTTTTGTTCCTTCCAGTATCGCTTCTAATTTATCAAAGCCTTGTTCTTTCTTGCGATAGATTGATTCAAGAATAACGATCGAGGAATCTACCATCATCCCAATCCCTAATCCTAACCCAATTAAAGTTAGAATATTAAAACTATAATCAAAAAGCCACATGGCGATAAAGGTAAGCAAAATAGAAGTAGGAATCGCAAAACCAATAATAAAAGTAGCTCTTATATTACGCAGAAAGAGAAACAGGATAAATATCGATAAAATCCCGCCAATGAGAATATTTGCTGTTACTCCGTTAAGAGAATCTTCTACGTAATCAGCTTGGGCTACAACCTCGTGTAGTTCGAATCCATTTATAAGTCCTTCATCTCTTATCTCTTTTATTTCAGCACGGACAGCGTGAGCCATTTCAATTTGGGTAACATCCGCAACTCGACCAATTTGTATCATGATGAAATCCTTTGATCCATTCTTCCAAACGATAGAATTACTTTCTTGCGGCTGCAGGGAAACTTCTGCAATATCTTTTAATACAATCATTTCATTTTGGCCTTGAATCGGTATATCTTCAATGCTGGAAGTCGAATCTAATGCAGAATGCCATCTTAAGGATGGGGTATCTTCTTCCCCATCGAATTGCCCAATAGCTGCTTCTTGATTTATTTCTTGAATGGTTGTAATTATTTGCTGGAGATCAAGTTCTTGCTCCATTATTTTATCTCGGTTAAATGATACAATGATTTCCTGTTTGTAACCTCCCTCTAAAGCAACATCTCTAACTTCTGGGAGGTTCTCTAATCTAGGTTCCAATATATTCTCAGCAAAATCGGTAATCTCAACCATATCTTCACCAGATAAATCTAGGTAAAATTCATAATCTCCCTCTGTACTAAATTGACCTGCTTGATAATCCTGAATATTATCATTGCTAGATGCAACAGTATGGATAGTATTTTCTACCTCTTGAAAAACCTCATCCCCTCGGTCTGTTTCAATCGTAATACTAACATTGCTTCTACCTACATAAGAGGTAGAAGAAACATTTTCTACTCCGTCAATTCCTTTAATTTCATTCTCTAATGGATTGGTAATGGTTTGCTCAACATCAAGCGCAGACATATCTCCGGCCATGATATCAACAAATGCCCCGTCCATATTGACTGATGGTAGAAGTTCCCTATCTAACTTTAGAATGGATTGAATACCTAAGACTACAATAAGCACAACAAGCAAACTAACAAGGATTTTCCTTTCGATAATAAATCTTAACCATTTCAATGGTATCTCCTCCTGGATCATATTATTTACGATGCTAAACATAGGTAAGTCCCCCTGATAGAAGTATCTTTTGTGGGAATATGTAAGTTATGGACTAACTATTTCTACCTAGCGATTTCATTTTATACCGTAATTATCCAATTAGGTATTGTTCTTGAGACGTAACTTTTCTAAGTCTAGAGGCTTAGGAGACATATGCTATACTGAAAGAAAAAGTTTTGGTGGTATGAAGAATGAAAAGATTATTACTTGTGATGTTATTGTTTCTAAGTGGATGTTATCAAGCAGGAGACCAAGCGACATTACCATTTAATAAGGCTCCTCAAACAGAAAAAGTAAAAAAAGAATTGCTATATCCCGATCGACCATTAGACAGGTTTTGGAACATTACCGAAATCAATTTAGATGCAAGTTCTGTTCTTTTAATAAATGCCGATACAGGACATGTTATTTATGAAAAAAATAGTGATATACCATTACCTACAGCAAGCATGTCAAAAATGATGACGGAATTACTTGTTTTAGAAGCAATTGAGAGTGGGAAATTGGAATGGGGTCGTGATGTAGAAATAAGTGATTATGCATACTCCATCTCCCATCAACCAGGATATGCTTCTGTCGATTTATCGCAAGAACTTCATTACACGGTGGCAGAATTGTTCCAGGCTATGGCAATTCACTCAGCCAATGGCGCAACCATCGCATTAGCGGAAGAGATAAGTGGAAGTGAAGAATTTTTTGTGCAGCAAATGAATAAACGAGCGCAAGAGTTACAGTTGGAGGATACACAATTTGTGAACAGCACTGGATTAGATAATTTGCATTTGGGAGATTATTATTCTGTTGGCGGTGTAGACGATACGAATACGATGTCAGCACAGGATTTAGTGATACTTGCGGAGCATTTGATTACGACATATCCCGAATTGTTGGAGACTGTTAACCAGCCTACATATGTATTAAATAACCGGGAATATGAAAATACGAATGGGATGCTGGAAGGTGATTTAGCTTTCGAAGGTGTGGACGGGTTGAAAACTGGATATACCGATCTTGCTGGCTATTGTTTTACTGGAACTGTTGAACGAGAAGGTGTAAGACTAATCTCTGTTGTGATGGGAACATCCTCAGAAGTCGACCGTTTTGTCGAAACGGCGAGATTATATGAAAAAGCATTTGAGCAGATAGAATAGTTTTGAGATAGTAAAGAAGCTGTTCTAAGTGGGATCAAAATGATTAATATTTGTTCCGCAAGTAGTAGTTGAGTATAATTGATTTTGTTGATTTTAAACAGAAATAGAAGAAGAAGGCGAAAAAATGAAAAACGGTTTACATTTATATAAGACTGACATGAAAAATATTATCACAAATTGGGTTGCGGCGATTTTAATAGGGGGCTTAATGATACTACCCTCGTTATATGCTTGGATGAATATTGAAGCATCATGGGACCCATATGGTCAAACCGATCAAATTAAAGTTGGGGTAGTGAACAATGACATTGGAGCCTCCGTTCGTGAAGAGGACATACATGTAGGTGATGAATTAGTAGAAACATTGAAAGATAATGATTCGATGGATTGGCAATTTGTCGACGAAGAAAAAGCAATGGATAAATTAGAATATGGAGATTATTTTGCTGTAATAGTAGTTCCAGAAGATTTTTCGGAGAAGTTGGCTACGGTTATCAGTGACCAACCAGAAAAAGCAGAAGTAGCGTACTATGTGAATGAAAAAATAAATGCAATTGCTCCGAAGATAACGGATAAAGGGGCTACGGTAATAGTAGAAGAAATAAGTTCAAATTTCATTTCAACGGTCAATGGCGTTATCTTTGACATGTTTAATCAGATCGGTATGGAATTAGAAAATGCACTACCTGACATTATACAATTCGAAGACTATATTTTTACTATTGAAGAAAAGCTTCCTGAAATTAAAAATATATTAGATGAATCATTAGCAGACGCTGAAAATGCGGAGGAAATGGTCAGTGATGCCAATAGTCTTATTCCTAGAGTAGAAGAGGCAACTAGTCAAGGACTTTCAACTGTGAATGAAACATTAGATTTTATATATGAAGCAGAAGGACGATTAGATGAAATAGCTCCACGAGTAAACGAAGATTTAGACACGATTCAGCAAGCAGTGCAGGATACGAATGCGTTTTTAGAATCAGTAGATATATCTTCACAGAACTTGCCAGATATCCATCAACAAATAGATAACTGGAATGAACAAATAGATAGTTCCATTGCTTCTATTGAATCCATAGAGGAAATCTTACGTCAGGTTCAAAATCAACAAGAATCTAATCAGGATGAAGAAACAACGGATAATCCAGACGAGAATGGATCAGAAGATAACCAGGAACCTGAAGGAGATACAGAAGAAGAAGCCAATCAACAAAATAATCAAGAGCAGATTGAAGATGCACTAAATCAACTGGCATCCATGAAAGCTGCGCTACAAGAACTGCAAGAACAACTGAACCAAGCTAATGAGATGATCAAAGAAAACAATGAAGCATTAGAAGAAATGATTGCTAACTTAAAAGACACTGCTCAATTTACAAATGAGAGACTGGATGCATTTATTTCAGAGTACCAAGAAACGATAGAACCAAGAGTCAAAGAAGAAATTCAGCATACGAAAAGCTCGTTAGAATCGGCAAAAAGTATTTTAATGGAGATTCAAAATACCATACCGGAAGCACAAGAATTATTAAATAGAACAGCAACAAATTTAGTAGATGGCGAAGAGATGCTGGAAAGTGTGTTAGCAGAATATCCTTATATTCATACCAAAATTAATGAACTCGCTGATAAAATCCGTAGTGTCGAAGGGGAAACGGATTTAGAGGAAATTATTGAGTTGTTGCAAAATGATCCTGATGCGGAACGAAGCTTTTTTGAGGAACCAGTCATGTTAAATCAAAATAAGTTATTCCCAATTGATAATTATGGAACAGGAATGACGCCGTTTTATACGGTTTTAGCGATATGGGTTGGTGGATTGCTGTTAATTTCGCTATTGGCAACAGATCCCCATCATGTAGAGTCCTATACAGGAAGACAGATTTATTTTGGTAGATTATTCACTTTTATCACAATCGGATTCTTCCAAACGATAATCGTGACATTGGGTGATATGTATCTTCTTGATGTAGAAGTCAAGGAACCCATCTGGTTTATATTATTCGGCTTGTTATCAAGTATTGTATTTATTTTGATTGTATACACCTTAGTGTCGGTGTTTGGTGACATTGGCAAAGCTTTAGCCATCGTCTTTCTTGTTTTACAGATCGCTGGTGCTGGAGGTACCTATCCAGTAGACTTACTACCAGAATTTTTCCAAGCCATTAATCCTTATCTTCCGTTCACATATGCGATTAATTTGATGCGAGAAGCAGTAGGAGGAATTGTTTGGAGTAAAGTCCAACATGATGTCCTGGTTCTATCGGCATTCGGACTTGTCGCATTGATTATTGGAGCGCTGTTCAAAGCACGCTTGAACAAGTATACACATCGATTAATGAAGAAATCGAGAGAAACCGGCTTATTCCATTAATCAAGTAACCCTCCATTTTTCGGAGGGTTAACTTTTAGGGAGGGTGTATTATGAGTAAAAGAGGCTGGATTATTTATAATGGGAATTTATACACAAAGAAATTTGCCGAACAAATCAAATGGTTACGAAAAACAGCAGAGACGTTTGATTTTGAAATAGATGTGATCGCTAATAATCAACTCTTGGTTGCTATGGAAGAAGGATGTGCACGAATACTTACCGAAAAGCAAAAGCCTGACTTTGTGTTCTTTTGGGATAAGGATTTATTTTTGGCGAGACAACTAGAAGAACAGGGGGTGCGCTTATTTAACCCGGCCAAAGCGATAGAGATTTGCGATGATAAAGCATTAACCTATCTGCAGTTAGCGAATCATGGTATTCGCATGCCAAAGACGATCATTGCCCCAAAGGTCTTTGTTTCGTTAGAAGACGATAGCCATCTTGGCCAAGTAATCGAAATACTTAGCTTTCCCATGGTCATTAAGGAGACATTCGGATCCTTTGGTGAACAGGTATATTTGATTAAAAATGAGCAGCAATTACGCCAAAAAGCAAAGGAATTACAGCATAAACCACATCTTTTTCAAGAGTATATTGCATCAAGCTATGGTCGAGATGTGCGCTTAAATGTCGTAGGAGATCGTGTAGTCGCAGCAATGCTTCGAAAGTCAGATCAAGACTTCCGTGCAAATGTAACAGCAGGTGGCAAAATGTATCGTTACCAGCCAACAGAAGAAGAAGAGAAATTAGCGGTTCGCTGTAGTCAAATAGTTGGGGCAGACTTTGCAGGTGTTGATCTCCTTTTTGGAGAAAATGATGAACCCATTTTGTGTGAAATTAATTCCAACGCACATTTTAAAAACATATATGATTGTACAGGTGTTGATATTACAAAGGATATGATGGCTTTTATTAAGGAGACCATTACCGAATAACAAATACTTAAACCGGGCAAATTTTTGCTCGGTTTTTTGTATCTATTCTATCTTTCTACAAATAATACAATTATATATGTCAAAAAATAATGAGGTAGGAAAAATGAGGAGACTTCGGACAACTCGTAAAAGTAATAAATCTCAACAACCTAAGCAAACCAATCGAATGGTGAAAATGGTGCTAGAGGATAATCGGTCGACATTAAAGAGTATCTTTAAAAATAGTGTTGATATCCAGTTCAGAGACTTGCAATTAAAAGAGGAAAATAACAATCGGGCCTTTATTTGTTATACAGAAGGTATGGTTAGAGAAGAGTTTATTCATGATAATGTCTTAGAACCGTTATTAGGAATCGATCTTAATAAGGAAGAAATAAACTCTGCTTCATTAATTTCCTATATGGATTCTAATATTATCAAGGCTTCTTCAGTGGATAAGACTTCTAATTTAGATCATATTATAGAAAAAATACTTCGAGGGCAAACGGCGATTTTTATCGATGGGTTTGACAGTGCGTTACTAATCAGTACAGAATCTTATCAATCGAGAGCGGTAGAGGAGCCAGAAACGGAATCAACGGTAAGAGGATCAAGAGAAGGTTTTAACGAAGTCATAAGTACTAATACTTCCTTACTCCGTCGTAAAATAAATAATCCTCATTTAATTTTTGAGGAGTTCATTATTGGAGGAAACACAAAAACCACAGTGCGCATTGGCTACATCGACGGTATTGCTAAGCAAGAGATAGTAGAGGAAGTAAGAAATCGTCTTGAATCGATCGAGACGGATGTTGTACTGGAAACTGGTTATTTAGAGCAATATATAGAAGATCATCCTAAGTCCATCTTTCAGACGATTGGTAATAGCGAAAAGCCAGACAAAGTAGCCGCAAAATTATTGGAAGGTCGAGTGTCCATATTGTGTGATGGGACACCGTTTGTATTAACAGTACCTTATTTATTTATTGAGTCAATGCAAGTACCGGAAGACTATTATTCCAAGCCTTATTTTACTACACTAATTCGTTTGATTCGACTGATTGCGTTATTTCTAACTGTTGCTACTCCGGCAGTTTTTGTGGCGGCGGCCACTTTTCATCATGAAATGGTGCCAGCCTTATTATTAACAACGATGGCTGCTGCTGAGGAGAGAGTACCTTTTCCGATTATGTTAGAAGCTTTAATCATGACTGTTATCTTTGAGCTACTTCGTGAAGCTGGGGTCCGAATGCCTCGACCTATCGGCTCAGCTGTGAGTATTGTTGGTGCATTAGTAATTGGGGAAGCTGCTGTACAGGCAGGACTAGTAGGAGCACCAATGGTTATTGTAGTAGCGTTGACAGCTATTACCGGTTTTGTTGTGACAGCGATCAATAATACTGTCATTTTAATTCGATTTTTCCTGATTTTGTTATCGGGATCTTTCGGATTCTACGGTTTACTGATGGGAACACTGTTCGTTGTTGCTCACGCTTGTTCATTAAGATCATTTGGTACTCCGTATCTAACACCGTTCGCACCAGTAGAGTTAAAGGAATGGAGAGATACATTTGTCCGGTTGTCATTGAAGAATTTACAAAGAAAGCCAAGTTCTATTCTTCGCAAGAAATATTGAATATATCACTAGGAGTGACAACTTATGAAGAAAATAGTCCCTTTTTTTATGGTAATTTTATTGACTGGGTGTTGGGATGTAGAGGAATTAACAGAGATTGGGATTGTAGCTGCGATGGCAATTGATATGGATGAAGAATCGGGAGAATACCAGCTTACATCAGAATTTTTAAGGCCATCTGCTGAGAGTACATTTGTCGCTTCTCAAGACGAACCTTTCTTAACGGTATCGGTAACGGGAAGGTCGATGTCTGAATTACTAAGAAAAACAAATCTTAAAATAGATCGGAAAGGCTTCTATTCTCATAACAAGGTAGTGATTGTGAGTGAAGAAGTTGCCAGAGAAGGTTTACTGCCCATTTTTGAAACATTCCAACGAGAGCAACTAGTACGAAGTTATGTTTGGCTGGGAGTGACTAGCGGTACAAGTGCTGCTTCAATCCTTGAGAAGCAAAAAAATAGTATCTCGAAGATTCCTGCCGATTTTCTTGATAGCTTATTTGATAATGCCGAGTATGAAACTGTTTCGTTTAATTTATTGAAATTTTATAAGCACGCTTTAAGGCAAGGACAAAATCCGGTATTAGGTGTTATAACCTTTGATCAGAGTGAACAGAAGGCAGAACCTGATGTGCATTTGTCTGGTGGAGCGGCTTTTATCAAAGACAAACTTGTTGGTTTTATGAATAATGATGAAACGATGGGGTATAATTGGATCACTACTAATAATAGGAATAGCAACGAAGGTACAATGACTTTTCCTTATAAAGACGATAAATACGTTACACTAAAATTAGTTAATATTAATTCAAGTATTAAGCCAAAAGTAACAAATAAAACGGATATCTCCTATACTGTTGAAATAAAACAACAATTGGAAGTTACAGAACGTCAGGAATTAAAAAAAACAGAAACAAGAAAAGAGCTTGCTCAGTTAGTAGTCGAGCTTGAGAAAACAGTAAAAAAAGAAATAGAAGGTAAGGTGGAACAAGTCATCACAAAAGCACAGGAAGACTTTCAATCAGATATTTTTGGGTTTGGAGCATCATTACGCAATAAGTACCCAAAAGTTTGGAACAATATAAAAGATAATTGGAGTGAAGAATTTGCCAAAGTTCCCTATGAAATTAAAGTGGAGGTAGAAATTTTAAATACAGGTTTACTAGATGGATCTCTACATCCTCACGAATAACTTAGCGAAAAAACCCCCTGAAAATATGATAAATAAGCACGAGAATTAAGACTAAAGCATAGGCTAGACCCCCAAATATTAAGAAACCTAACATCGGGTCTGCTTTCAGTACTTCCATTTTTAAGGGCATAAGAATCCTCCTTTTACTACGGTGACTTCCATCAGATTGGACGATGAACCATCACAAACGGAAGTCACCTTTTATTTATTATGTTTCTTCTTCACTTTGATAATCAGCAGGATTAATAACGGAAGAAGTGCATACAACAGTATACTGTAGACTCCTCCTTCCATTCCTTTCCATCTTTGATCATCTAAATTATCAAAACGGAGTATCGAAATAATAGGAAGCGCTAAACCAAAAATAATAATAATCCATTTAGAATTTGATTTATTAAATAACCAAGTAAACATTAAAGAAAAACCATAAAAATGGATAGCTGTTTTATAAAATCCCCCGATAAACATGATAAACACGCCGATAGCATCAAGATTAGTAAAAATCATGGCAACATGAACCGAGAGCATTGTCTCTAACAATGGTATTTCGGAGCTTCCTGTCAGTTCTGAACCTAGGACACCAATAAAGACAATGTTAGCTATTAATAATAAAAACGTTGAAACCGTAACAGCAATATATGTTGTTTTACGGATAAATTCTTGTTTTTTGACATAATGCCAAATGGTAAGAAAGACTACCATCTCACCGAAAGGAAAGGAAACAACTATCGGGATTTCTGCAAGGATTGGTTGAATCCCTTCCCCTAAAATTGGTAATAAATTCAATATCTCAAACTCACCGGAAATCATATTCAGAAAATATGCGGCAAGTAAGAAAAAGAAAAGATATGGCAGAAATATTTCAATCGATCTAGCGATGACTTCAATTCCTTTATGCAAAATATAAACCATTACCACAATGAATATATAAAGAATTACGAGAAGAGGTGTTTCAGGTAGAGCAGTCATTTTGATCAAGGCACCAAATTCATAGAAATTATGTGTTGTTTGACTCAGAAAATACATGCTGTATAGAAATATCAGCGGTTTAGCTAGAATAACACCCAGACAGTCATTTAATATCTCCGCAAAGTTCTTCATGGTGTGATATCTAGGTATTTGGGTATACACCCATAATAAAATAAAGCTGAGAACAAAAGACACTAACACGACGATCCATGCATCCCTTTTAGCTCCACTACCTAAGGCAAACAATGTCGTACTTCCAATCTCAAATGCTACGATGAGGGCGAAAAGCTGAATATTTGATATTTGTCTCATGTCTCATTACCCCCATGAATAGATTATGGCAATTCTTTTTTTTGGCGTACGGTATAGTTTTAACATTTTTGCCATTATAACTGAAAAATATAACGGCAGGCTGAAAGTACCTGTAATTTAGGAGCATAATATACTAGAGGATAAAGATAAAAAAGGAGATCGAAGAATAGAGCATAATGGCCGGCTGATTTACGGTAAAGAAGACGTCGAAAATAATAGTATATTTATTGATTAAGTGCAAACAGAAGCAGAACTGCTTAGAATGGAGATCGAACTTGCCATCTATCAAGAGCTTCAGGTGAGCGCATTCATCATCGACTTTATCGTTCCAAGAACAGAACAAGTCTGAATCCGATGTGAATGGTTCTGCCAACATCATACAAAAGTGGTTCCGGCAGCGTTTGAAGGCATTTTTTCTATGAAATTGTTCTTTCAACCAACATCCATCGTATTAAAATAACGTAATCCCCAAGGCATGGCCAATGGGATAATCTGTTATTGATTATGTTTTTTCTTCACTTTTATAATCAGAAGGATTAATAACGGAAGGAGTGCATACAACAGTATATTGTAGACACCCCCTTCCATTCCTTTCCATTTTTGATCGTCTAAATTATCAAAACGTAGTATCGAAATAATAGGAAGTGCTAAACCAAAAATAATAATAATCCATTTAGAATTTGATTTATTAAATAACCAAGTAAACATTAAAGAAAAACCATAAAAATGGATAGCTGTTTTATAGAATCCCCCGATGAACATGATAAACACGCCGATAATATCAAGATTAGTGAAAATCATGGCGATATGAACCGAGAGCATTGTCTCCAGTAACGGTATTTCTGAACTGTCTGTCAATTCCACACCTAAGACAGCAATAAAGACAATCTGAGCTATTAATAATAAAAACGTTGAAACAGTTACAGCAATATATGTTGTCTTACGGATGAGATGCTGCTTTTGGACATA encodes:
- the fabI gene encoding enoyl-ACP reductase FabI; this encodes MEDLLKLKGKNVVVMGVANERSLAWGVAKSLHQAGANLIFTYRKERSLAKLKKMLEKTDLEANLVLPCDVNNDDSIKEAFGKIGDEIGSIHGVVHSIAFAHGEDLKNRFVETSRDGYAFAQDTSAYSLIAVAREAQPLMTEGGSIMAMSYLGAERVVPGYNVMGVAKAALESAVKYLAMDLGENNIRVNAISAGAIKTLAAKGVPSFNEILHKIEAESPLKRNVTQEEVGDMSVAMLSHLSRGVTGEIVYVDSGYNILG
- a CDS encoding efflux RND transporter permease subunit, with amino-acid sequence MKWLRFIIERKILVSLLVVLIVVLGIQSILKLDRELLPSVNMDGAFVDIMAGDMSALDVEQTITNPLENEIKGIDGVENVSSTSYVGRSNVSITIETDRGDEVFQEVENTIHTVASSNDNIQDYQAGQFSTEGDYEFYLDLSGEDMVEITDFAENILEPRLENLPEVRDVALEGGYKQEIIVSFNRDKIMEQELDLQQIITTIQEINQEAAIGQFDGEEDTPSLRWHSALDSTSSIEDIPIQGQNEMIVLKDIAEVSLQPQESNSIVWKNGSKDFIMIQIGRVADVTQIEMAHAVRAEIKEIRDEGLINGFELHEVVAQADYVEDSLNGVTANILIGGILSIFILFLFLRNIRATFIIGFAIPTSILLTFIAMWLFDYSFNILTLIGLGLGIGMMVDSSIVILESIYRKKEQGFDKLEAILEGTKEVATAVIASMLTTIVVFVPIGLISGDIGRFMIILSMIVAITLVSSALISFTVIPTFAHRFLKIRKNHARTKDGWIINSYTKFAQWIVKKKRNSFAIISLFILILAGSLFLVSKIPMTIMPDMYNRYSELMIELEPGVSISEKNEVVQEINRELEAIQDVEANYAMDDGGLLFSIINLTTGDAITREQNQVNEEITKSLRELQDTQPIKSVQGTFSEGGGQPIQVMIKGDKLKELESIATDFSSELEEISGVVGVSHSGERASLDEVIELKDDAIRDSGLSSLYVRNYMEQAFLDMPIDEIVVENKEIPIQVEWANEIDKKDALLDMEVQTMEGNKTLSEFIRLNTTEIPNQITHDDGTRYVTISAELEGRDLGSVNRDVQQLIADFETPDSYQIETTGDLEQQQELMMEILLIIGIAIFLVYLVMAVQFDHLFHPIIVMSIIPMTIVGVILGLFFTQRELSALSAMGIIMLIGIVLNNAILFIDRTKQLRKEGYIVTEALVEAGRNRMRPIFMTSFTTAAGMLPLAITTGTSSNYQAPMATVIISGLLFATFITLLLIPAIYRLFSSNKKLQKDLKDETSMSA
- a CDS encoding D-alanyl-D-alanine carboxypeptidase family protein, giving the protein MKRLLLVMLLFLSGCYQAGDQATLPFNKAPQTEKVKKELLYPDRPLDRFWNITEINLDASSVLLINADTGHVIYEKNSDIPLPTASMSKMMTELLVLEAIESGKLEWGRDVEISDYAYSISHQPGYASVDLSQELHYTVAELFQAMAIHSANGATIALAEEISGSEEFFVQQMNKRAQELQLEDTQFVNSTGLDNLHLGDYYSVGGVDDTNTMSAQDLVILAEHLITTYPELLETVNQPTYVLNNREYENTNGMLEGDLAFEGVDGLKTGYTDLAGYCFTGTVEREGVRLISVVMGTSSEVDRFVETARLYEKAFEQIE